The Sulfurihydrogenibium sp. DNA segment TTCTACCAAAGGATATCTAATGCTTATTTTAGTGGCACAAAATCTACATTTTCCTTTAAGAATTATATAAGAAATAATGGGAATGTTGTCGTACCATTTAATCTGATTTTTACATACAGGACATGTAGATGGTGGATAAACAATAGACATATTCCTTGGCAGTCTGTATATAACTACATTTAGGAAACTTCCGATAGATGCTCCTAAAATAAAAATAGCCAGTAATTTTATAAACTCAAACTCATTCATTGCTGTTCCTTATTTCTTGAATTAGATGCTGAAATTTTCTCTGTATAAGCTACTATTAATCTTACTATTGCAAACACTATTAATGCAATAATTAAATAGTAAGTTTCAGTTAATGATTTTCCCTCCTCAGTAGATACAAGAAAGCTCCTTACAGTTGAAGCAATCGCAGTGTCTACAAAAATGTTTAACGATATTTGCTCTCCCTTTAGTAATTTTATCTCGGCCCTTAGTAATGCTGATAATGGCCATAAAAGTATTGCAGTACCAAAAAGTTTTAAAGCACTTGAACTTATATTTTTCTTAAACATTGCTATTTTTTCAAACAGCTCATAAGCATCATGTAAAAACCACATAAAAATGGCAAGAGAAGTAAAAACTATAACAATTGCTAAAAACAGATGAATTAACCTGTCGAAGTTTTCAAGAAAGTTTATAAGTGGAGCATCTATATTAGTTATTTTATCAACTATATTTCTTTTAATCTTTACTATCAGTCTTTTCAAGATTTTCCTCTTTTAAAGCTTCTTCCTCTAACTCTTTTTTAAGCTGACTTCCTTTTTTAATCAAAAAGATGATCTGAAAGGTAGTAAAACCTATCAAAACTGCGATAATCCCTTCAAACTTTGCTACCACATAACCAAGTAAAGCAGCCCCTATTACAACAGGTGCCCTGAAAATCATACTTGAAAGTATTTTTGATTTATTAGCTCCATATGTGCCAATGCTTTTCCACATATGCCAAAAATAAACAAGACCCGCTATAAAACCAAGAATAAATAATCCGGTGTAAATAATTATTGCCATTAAAACTCCGTTTTTCTATGTGTGATAAAATTATTATATCATTAATACTTAGGAGTAAAACCATGGACAAAAATAAACTTCAAAAATTCAGAAGATTACTTTTAAAGAAAAGATCTCAAATTTTGGAAAGATATTTGAAAAAAGAAGAAACAGAAAAAGTATTAACAGAACAATCTGCTGAGCCAAGAGATTTGGAAGAGTATGCCAACATTGCCATTACTGAAGAAATTTTAGCCCAGTTGTCAGATGTAGAAATTGAGATATTAAAGGCTATAGATGATGCTCTTGAAAGAATACAAAATAAAACCTATGGAATATGTGAAGTTTGCGGAAAAGAAATTGAAGAAGAAAGGCTTGAAGCTGTTCCTTGGACAACTCTTTGCATCCAGCACGCAAAGGAACAAGAACCTTTCCAATCAACGCCAGATTTAAGATATAAAGAGTATTTTGATAATTTATCTGTAAGAGAAAAACCAGCATCAGAAGAAGAGGCAGGAGAGTTATGATGGAATTATGGAAAAAATCTTTAAAAGAACTTTCAGACCTTGTCAAATCAAAAGAAGTTAAACCTTCTGAAATCGTTGAGGCTTTCATAGAAAGAAAAAACCAAGTAGAACCAAAGATTAAAGCTTACGTAACAGCTTTAGATGATTTAGCATTGGAAGAAGCAAAGAAAAGAGATCAAGAATTAACAAAGCTTGAAAGCATTCCAGACCTTTTTGGGCTGCCAATAGCAATAAAGGATAACATTTCTACAAAAGATATAAGAACAACATGTTCATCAAAAATGCTTGAAAACTTTGTTCCTGTTTATGATGCAACCGTTATTGAAAGATTGAAATCTCAAGGTTATGTAATCACAGGAAAAACTAACTTAGATGAGTTTGCAATGGGTTCTTCAACTGAAAACTCAGCATTTTTCCCAACAAGAAACCCATGGGATTTAGAAAGAGTTCCGGGTGGCTCATCCGGTGGGTCTGCTGCTGTTGTTGCATCAGGAATGGCTCCCGCATCTCTTGGGTCTGATACAGGTGGTTCAATCAGACAGCCTGCGGCATTTTGCGGAGTTGTAGGACTTAAACCTACATATGGAAGAGTATCAAGATACGGACTTGTTGCCTTTGCATCATCCTTAGACCAGATTGGACCATTTGGAAGAACGGTTGAAGATGTAGCAATGATAATGAACGTTATCGCCGGAAAAGACCCAAAAGATTCTACATCAAGAAGCATCCCGGTTCCAAACTACTTAGAAAGCTTAAACAAAGATGTGAAAGGTTTAAAAATAGGACTTCCAAAAGAGTTTTACACAGAAGATTTAAACCCACAAATAAAAGAGATAATCTTAAACGCTGTCAAACAGCTTGAAAAAGAAGGAATGATAATTGAAGAGATTTCTTTACCATATACGAAGTATGCGATAGAAACTTACTATATCATAGCTCCGTCAGAAGCATCGTCCAACTTGGCAAGGTTTGACGGTGTTAGATACGGATACAGAGCAAAAGAATATAAAAATCTTGAGGAGATGTATTCTAAAACAAGAGATGAAGGTTTTGGTGCAGAAGTAAAAAGAAGAATTATGATAGGAACTTATGCATTATCCTCCGGATATTACGATGCATATTACTTAAAAGCTCAAAAGGTTAGAACTTTAATCTACCAAGACTACATGAATGCTTTTGAAAAAGTTGATGTAATCATAACTCCAACAACGCCGGACGTAGCGTTTAAAATTGGAGAAAAATCAAACGACCCAATCCAGATGTATTTATCAGATATCTTTACAGTATCAGCCAACATGGCAACCGTTCCAGCATTAAGCATACCATGTGGATTTAAAGATAATCTGCCGGTAGGAATGCAGATAATCGGAAAGCCGTTTGATGAAGAGACCATATTACAGGTAGCTTACAGATTTCAATCTCTAAATGACTATCGTAAGAGATTTCCAGAAGTTTAGGGTTTAGTTTATGTATGTATGCTTTACTTCAGAGTCAAATGCTACTATAGACTTCACCAATGAGAGATTTAAAAAACTAATAGATTTTATAATATCGCTTCAGCCATGAATAACACAGACTTAACTTTTATTACTAACCTACACGGACAGACTTTAAAAGATAGATTTAATGCTCTGATTAAAGATACGAGATTTTTTGATGTATTGGTTGGTTATTTCTACGTTAGTGGTTTTTATGCTATTTATAAATCTTTGGAAAATACAGAAAAAATAAGAATTTTAATTGGTATATCTACTACCAAACAAACATTTGAATTGATTGAAAAAAGAAGAGGTCTATCTCAGCAAGAAGCTAAGGAGTTAGTAGAAGAAGAAATAATCAAAGAGTTTGAAGACTCTGAAGATAAAAAAGAAGTAGAGGAAGGGATTTTAAAGTTTGTTGAGTGGATATCAACAGGAAAGTTGGAAATCAGGGCATATCCTGAAAGAAATTTACACGCAAAATTATACATAATGACCTTTAAAGAAGGCGATCGGGATGTTGGCAGAGTTATTACAGGTTTAAGTAATTTTACACAAAAAGGTTTAGTAGAAAATTTAGAGTTTAACGTAGAGCTTAAAAATAGAAGTGATTACGAATATGCGAAGAAAAAGTTTGAAGAGCTTTGGGAAAAATCAGTAGAAGTTAGTGAAAAGTTTGCCCAAACCATAAAAAACAAAACCTTTATAAACGATTCTATAACTCCTTATGAGTTGTATCTAAAATTTTTGTATGAGTATTTTAAAGAAGAGTTAGATAATACTCAGAATTTAGATAATTCTTATTTACCTGAAAATTTTAAAAATCTTGAATACCAAAGACAAGCTGTTTTAAATGCAAAAAAAATAATAGAAGAGCATGGAGGCGTTTTTATCTCTGATGTCGTAGGTCTTGGAAAGACCTATATGACTGCTATGTTAGTTTCACAGCTTGGTGGTAATACTATGGTTATAGCACCACCATCTCTTTTAAGCAGAAGCAACCCGGGTTCTTGGGAAAACGTTTTGAGAGATTTTCATGTTCCTTTTAAAGCAATATCCATAGGAAAGCTTGAAGAGGCATTAGAAGAGATAGAGTTTAGAGAGTATAAAAACATCATCATTGATGAATCGCACAGATTTAGAAATGAATCTACAATTACATACGAAAAATTAGCTGAAATCTGCAGAGGAAAAAGAGTTATACTTGTTTCAGCAACTCCTTACAACAACTCACCAAAAGATATTTTAGCACAGATAAAGCTATTTCAAAATCCAAGAAAAAGTACAATACCCGGCATTTTAGATTTAGAAAGCTTTTTTAAAAAGCTTGAAGATAGACTAAAAAAAGCAAAAAAGAGCCAAGACCCGGAAAAGTTTGTAGAAGAATCTAAAGAAGTGGCAAGAGAGATAAGAGATAAAGTTTTAAAGTACATAATGATAAGAAGAACAAGAAAGGATATAGAAACTTACTTTAAAGAAGACCTTGAAAAAAACAATCTAAAGTTTCCCCAGGTAAACGACCCTATCCCAGTTTTATACCAGTTAAACGAAAAAGAAGACAACGCATTTATGAAGACTGTTGAACTTGTTGCCAAACATTTAACCTATGCAAGGTACACACCTTTACTTTATTTAAAATCTCAAATAAATATCTTAGAAAAACAATCTCAAAAAAATATGGCATCTTTTATGAAAGTCCTTCTTGTAAAAAGATTGGAAAGCAGTTTTTATGCTTTCAATAAAACCTTAGATAGATTTATAAAGTCATACGAAGGCATGCTAAATGCCATAAATCAAAAAGAAAAAGTTTATATAAGCAAAAAATTTTCAGACAAAATTTTAGAATTCTTAGAGAGTGATAACGATGAAGAGATTGAAAAATTACTCAATGAAGGCAAAGCAGAAGAGTATGATATACATGATTTTACAGAAAGCTTTATAGAGGACCTAAAAAAAGATTTGAATATCTTAAAACAGATAAAATCTCTTTGGCAGGATATAGAAAGAGACCCTAAGTTAGATATTTTAATCCAAGAATTGAAAAATAACCCAATTTTAAAAGACAAAAAGATAATTATTTTTACAGAGTCAAAAGAAACTGCAGAATACCTAACAGAAAACTTAAACAAAATATTTGATAATAAAGTTATTTTATTTCATGGCGGGTCTTCTGAAGAGATTAGAGATAAAATCATTGAAAACTTTGACAACAGGTCAAGAGTGAAGAAAGATGATTATAGAATTTTAGTAACAACTGATGTACTGTCAGAAGGTGTAAACCTTCACAGGTCAAACATCATTATAAACTATGATATACCATGGAATCCAACGAAGATTATTCAAAGGGTTGGAAGGGTTAATAGGTTAGATACAAAGTTTGATGAGATTTATGTGTATAACTTCTTTCCAACTGCCCAGGTAGAAGACCAGATAAAATTAAAGCAAATAGCCCGCTCTAAGGTAGAAGCCTTCTTAAACCTGCTTGGCGGTGATGCTGCAATCCTAACAGAAGGGGAGTCTGTAAAATCTTATGAGCTTTTTGACAAATTAACATCAAAAAATTTCTTAACAGATGAAGACTTTGAAGAGAGTGAGCTTAAATATTACAGAATAATAGAAAAAATAAGAGATGAAAACCCGGACTTATTTGACAAAATTAAACAACTTCCAAAGAAAGCAAGAGCAGGGAAAAAAGTAGAAAATATAACCAACACACTTTTAACCTTTTTCAGAAAAGGAAAGTTGATGAAGTTTTATCTATCAGATAAAAATATAACGCAGGAATTAGACTTTTTAACTGCTGTCAAGCTTTTTGAATGTGATGAAAGCCAGCAAAAAATAAACATTCCAACAGAAGAGTTTTATAACCTTCTTGAAAAGAATAAAGAGGCATTTATCAACGCAACTTATGAAGAAGAGTTTATTCATCATAAACCGGGTAAAGACAGCAGTAAAGAGCTATTAAAACATATAAAAGCTATTTTTAAAGACAGGAAAAAACTAACAGAAGAGCAAGAAAAGTATATAGATTTAATAACTGAAAGAATTGAAGAAGGAGCTTTACCGAAAAAGACGGTTCAAAAAGCTCTAAAAGCTATAAAAGATGTTGAAGACCCATTAAAAGCAATATCTATACTACAAAATGAAATACCAAAAAATTTAGTTTATAAACAACATTTAGGCGTAATACTAAATCAAGGTCATAAAAGAGAGGTTATACTATCACTGTATTTAGGAGCTTAATATGAATGACAAACAAGCAAAAGAGCTTGTAAGAGATACGTTTGAAAGTGGGTTTAAAATAGAAAAATTTGACAAGTTTATAACTGAACTTTTAAAGAAAAATTTTGATAGGAGTAAAGCTCTTCCAAAAAGAAGCGGAAATCAAGCAGTACCAGAAAAGTACAGAGATTTTATAACTTCTTGGGAAAGATTGGGGCGGTATGAAGACCCAGAAGGTAGAATTATAGACGTCCTTATTGTTTATCTTAAAAAAGGACAATCTTTATACAGGTCAAGAGTAGCACAGAGGAACTTTGTAGCTGATTACCTAAGGGGAAATCATGGAACTAAATCCCTTAAAGATGCTGCACTTGTTGCTTTTGTATCTCCTGACGAGGAAGATTGGAGATTTTCTTTTGTTAAGTTAGAGTATAAAAAAGAAGACGGTAAGGTAAAAGAAGTACCTTCACCCGCTAAAAGATGGTCTTTTTTGGTAGGAAAAAATGAAAAGAGCCACACCGCACAATCAAGATTTTTAGAGCTTCTAAAATCAGATAAAAATCCAAGCTTAGAAGAGATTCAAAAAGCCTTTGATATAGAGACTATCACTAAGGAATTTTTCAAAGAGTATAGAGACCTATTTATCAAAACTAAGCTTGAACTTGATAAGATTGTAAAAGAAAATCCGGCTGTTAAAAAAGAGTTTGAAGATAAAAATATCAGCACTGTGTCCTTTGCTAAAAAGCTTCTTGGTCAGATAGTGTTTTTATACTTTTTACAGAAAAAAGGTTGGTTTGGTGTAGAGAAGGGTAAAGATTTTGGAACAGGTCCAAGAGATTTTATTAGAAGGCTTTTTAATGGTGAGTATATAAGCTATAAAAATTTTTATAACGAAGTGCTTGAACCTTTGTTTTACGAAGCTTTAAGAGTTGATAGAAGTTTTAACGACCATTACTACGATAAGCTTAATTGTAAAATTCCATTTTTAAACGGTGGACTTTTTGACCCGCCAAACGATTTTAATTGGGTGGACATAGACCTTCTAATTCCAAACGAATTGTTCTCAAACAAAGATGAAAACGGCATTCTTGATGTATTTGATAGGTATAACTTTACTGTAAATGAAGAAGAGCCACTTGAAAAAGAGGTAGCACTTGACCCAGAGCTACTTGGTAAGATTTATGAAAAACTCAACGCAATCAGAGAAGATAACTTTGATGAGTATTTAAAAGCTCTAAAGTCTTCTGCCAAAGAAAATGAATTTAACAGGGAGTATGGAGTTTATTACACTCCAAGAGAAATTGTTCATTATATGTGTAGTGAAAGTCTTATTTACTACCTTGAATCTCAGTTAGATGGTAAGGTTAGTAGAGAAGATTTGGAAGTGTTTGTAAATTTTGCTGACTTGTTTATTGAAAATGAAAAAGTAGCACAAAAGAAAGTTGAAAATGGCAATGAAAATACAAAATACGAATATAAAATCCCAGAAAGCATTATACATAATGCACAAGAAATAGACAACCTGCTTGATGGTTTGAAAATTTGCGACCCTGCTGTTGGTTCTGGGGCTTTTCCTGTTGGTATGCTTCATGAGATTGTAAAGTTAAGACAGCTTCTTTCTGTATACACAAAAAACAATCTTAACACATATGATTTAAAAAGGCATACGATAGAGAATTCTATCTACGGCGTAGATATAGACCCGGGAGCTATTGAGGTATGTAAGTTAAGGTTTTGGTTGTCTTTGGTTGTTGATGAGGAGTCTTTTAAGGATATAAAACCACTTCCAAACTTAGATTATAAGATTAGTTAGGGGAAATTCGCTACAAAAGATTGATAAGATTATTTTTAATAAAGATAAAATAGAAAATTTGATAGAATTGGAACATAAATATTATAGAGAGTCAAATTCAAAAGAAAAATTAAAGATAAAAGAAGAAATTGATCGGCTAATTAATGAAATCTCTAATGGGAATAGTGAGTTCGATTTTAGAGTTTATTTTGCAGAGGTATTTCAAGATCCAAATAAAAATGGTTTTGATATTGTGATTGGTAATCCACCGTATGTATCTACAAAGGGCGTTGATGAGAAGCTTAAGAAAGTCTTAGAAAAGATTTACGGTTTTTCTGATGACCTGTATAATCATTTTTACTTTAAAGGTATTGAAATTTTAAGAGAAAATGGAATTTTGGCGTTTATCTCATCTAAAACTTTTTGGACTATTCAGACAAAGAAAAATTTAAGAAAGCTAATTTTAGATAATAAACTTTTACAGTTGGTAGATACTGCAAATCCTTTTGAGAGTGCTATGGTAGATACTTGTATTACCATTGTTCAAAAAACAAAAGTTGAAGATTATGAAATACTTTTTATAGATGCAAGAAATGGATTGGATAAGAAAGAAGTTTATAAAGTTAAAGATGAAATTTATAAAAACGTTGCAAATAATGTATTTTTTGTGCCAACGGAGTTTAATTTAAGGATTTATGAAAAGCTTGGTAAAAAAGTTAAAGAATTGTTAGATAAATGGTGGCAATTTATATCTGATAGTAAAAAGCTCAATAAGTATAAAAGATTTCTTGATGAGTACAGAAATTCTTTAAAAGCAGGCGATATAACTTTGCTTGGATTGATTACAGAAGGTGGGCAAGGGCTTGCAACCGGTAATAACGGCAAATACATTGGTGTATTGGAAGGTACAAAATGGGCTGAAAAAGTTAAGAAGGAAAGACCTGAGAAGCTTTGGAATTTTATAAAAACTCAAAATCCAAAGGAGCTTAGCAATCTAAAATCTAAAAAAGATGTAGAGGATTATCTTAATAGTTTAACTGAAAAAGAGATTAGAAAGTTGTTTGATGGTTTAAAGGAAAAATACGGAAGGGATATTTTTGGACAAGGTTGGCTTTATAGGATTGTTAGTAAAGATGAGATAGCTGATGTGGATAGTTTGAGTGATGATGAAAAGTTAAACGGAATAGATGGAGACAAAACGTTTGTCCCGTATGATAAAGGAGATAAAGACGGCAATCGTTGGTGGGCTCCAACGCCGTATTATATAGATTGGAGCAGAGAGAATGTTAGGTTTTTAAAGGAAAATTCAGGAAAGAAAGGCGAGGGAATGCCAGTCGTTAGAAATCAGCAGTTTTATTTTAAAGAGGGTTTTTGTTGGAATAATGTTACTGGAACAAAAATAGTGTGCAGAATTAAAGAAAAATCCGTACATTCTACAGAGGCTATGACATTTATCTCATTAATGCCGAAAATGATTAGTGATAAATATCTTATATGTTTAATGAATTCATCTTTTTTTGGATTGTACAAAAATACTTTTTTAAATATAACGGTACATCTTACTACTGGTGATGCAAAAGAATTTCCTATAATAATTCCAACTCCCGAGCAATTAAAAGAATTTGAGTTTATCTTCGACAGAGCTAAGAGAATTCAGGAAGAAAAATTTTCTGGGAAAATAACTGAAAAGGAAGCCGAGGAAAGATTGGAAGAAATCCAAAAAGAACTTGACGAAAAAGTATTAAAGCTGTATGGCTTGGAGTGATAAAGTGAGAAAGTAAGAGGTAAAAGGGCGGAGATTCTTCGCACGGCTGCAGAATGAATTTGTTATTACCTATCACACTTCGCTTCATATTAATCTCTTCAATGCTGTTAGCTAATGCAACTTTTGTAAGAATTTTATCTAATTCCTCTAAATCCTTACATTCATAAATAACTTTCTCTAAATTTTCCGCAGCTGCTCCAAATTTTAGTTGAATTAGTTTTATCAAAGCTTCTTTCTTACCTTCAGCTTTACCAACCATCCATCCTTCCATTTTCTATTTTTCTGTTAAGTCATCATCTTTTCTTCACCCATGGAAACGGTTGCAGATTTTCCAATCTTTAACCTTTAAATCTCAAACATTTCTGGATGGTGTTTTATAAACTCTTCTAAGTCTTTTACATTTTCGTAAGATTCTGCTATTTTAAAAATTTCTTCTAATTTTATTCTTAACTCTTCATCATCCACAACTTCTTTAAGCTTTTCTACTGCCGAGAAGCTTTCAGAATTTGATGAAGTTGTATCATCTAAAATATCTTTTTTATTTCGATTTACATCGATTTTAATGTGTAGAAATTCTTTGGCAAGGTTTTTAGATTCTAAAATTCTTAAAATATCTTTGTTCGAGATGTTTTCTTGTGTGTTTATATTCAAGCTTAATATTGGCTTTTTGTTTAAATTTAAGCTGTTTAAATCTTTTTCCATATCTTCTAAAAATTTATCAATTTCTGAGTAATCTACGCTGTAGCTTAAAAACTTTCTTGCGTTTAACGGAACAAACTCTATTTTTTCTATACTTTTACCGCCTACTTCAACTAAATAACAGCCTTTTTCTACATAGCTTTTTTCGTTAAACTGTGTGTATTCAGTAGAACCAGGATAAACAACGTACCTACCTTCTTCTTTTATTGGTTCTTGTCTTTGATGGTAATGACCAATGCCAACATAGTCATACTCAAACGGTACGTCTGATATGGTTTGTAATTCGCTAGAGCTAAAAACCGATGCAAACTCTAAGTGTAGCATTAATATATTAAAATTGTTTTTATCCGTTGCTTTCTCGTATAAGTCATAAAGGATGTCTTTTAGAACAACGTTTCTTTTAAAATGGATTGGAGAGATATATTTTAAGCCAAAGATATTAACTCCGTTGTACTCTATAAAATCATTATTAAGAAGTCTTAAACCAAATTCAGATAAGATTTCTAAGGCGTTTCTGTCTCTTGTTCCGCTACCTCTGTCATGGTTGCCCGGAATTACAAACATAGGGATTTTGTGGTCTTTTAATTTCTTTATAAGATACAATCCATCAAGGATAGACTCATTACTTGGTCTGCTTGAATGAAAGAAATCACCTGTATGGATTATAAAATCAACGTTTTTCTCAATAGCTTTGTCTATAGCTTCTTGGAAAACGTCAAAATAATCCCTTTCCCTCTCTTTAATATTGTACTGCTGATACCCAAGGTGGGTATCAGAGATATGTAAAAATCTCATTAAGCCTCTTTACAAGTTATTTCTTTTCCTGTAATCTTTTTCAAGATAAAATCAGATGGACAAAAGCCGGTAATTCCAGCTATTAAAGCCATGATAGCCACAAACCAGATTAAATACTCTCCCCAGTCGTAGCCATTTAAATCAAGCAATAATCCTGTAATTAAGATTATTGACATCATAATTCTTTGTATTCTTAATGGATTCATTTTTCACCTCCTTAGTAAATTTTTTCTAAGTTTTCATTTTCCCTTGTTTTCCATCTTTTATGAACCCATAAATACTGGTCTGGATGTTTTCTTACAGCTTCTTCTACTTTTTTAGTGTAGGCTTGAACTATATTATACGCTGTTTCTTCACTATCTTTTCCTATATTATACTCTAATTTTTCTATTTCACAAAAGTATTTACTATGATTTTCATCAAAGTATGTGTATGCAAAAAATATAGGCACGTTATACTTAACTGCAAGCTTAGCCGGAAAGTTTACAGTAGATGCTTTTAATCCAAAAAAATCAACAAAGTAGCCTCTATGTCTTAATGCGTTTTGGTCTACAAGAAAGGATATTATCTCCCCTTTGTTTAAAGCGTTGATAAATGTTTTTAAAGGTTGGTCATGAAAGATGATTTTAATCCCGGACTCTTGTCTGATT contains these protein-coding regions:
- a CDS encoding phosphate-starvation-inducible PsiE family protein produces the protein MKRLIVKIKRNIVDKITNIDAPLINFLENFDRLIHLFLAIVIVFTSLAIFMWFLHDAYELFEKIAMFKKNISSSALKLFGTAILLWPLSALLRAEIKLLKGEQISLNIFVDTAIASTVRSFLVSTEEGKSLTETYYLIIALIVFAIVRLIVAYTEKISASNSRNKEQQ
- a CDS encoding ATP synthase subunit I, which produces MAIIIYTGLFILGFIAGLVYFWHMWKSIGTYGANKSKILSSMIFRAPVVIGAALLGYVVAKFEGIIAVLIGFTTFQIIFLIKKGSQLKKELEEEALKEENLEKTDSKD
- a CDS encoding TraR/DksA family transcriptional regulator, yielding MDKNKLQKFRRLLLKKRSQILERYLKKEETEKVLTEQSAEPRDLEEYANIAITEEILAQLSDVEIEILKAIDDALERIQNKTYGICEVCGKEIEEERLEAVPWTTLCIQHAKEQEPFQSTPDLRYKEYFDNLSVREKPASEEEAGEL
- the gatA gene encoding Asp-tRNA(Asn)/Glu-tRNA(Gln) amidotransferase subunit GatA; translation: MELWKKSLKELSDLVKSKEVKPSEIVEAFIERKNQVEPKIKAYVTALDDLALEEAKKRDQELTKLESIPDLFGLPIAIKDNISTKDIRTTCSSKMLENFVPVYDATVIERLKSQGYVITGKTNLDEFAMGSSTENSAFFPTRNPWDLERVPGGSSGGSAAVVASGMAPASLGSDTGGSIRQPAAFCGVVGLKPTYGRVSRYGLVAFASSLDQIGPFGRTVEDVAMIMNVIAGKDPKDSTSRSIPVPNYLESLNKDVKGLKIGLPKEFYTEDLNPQIKEIILNAVKQLEKEGMIIEEISLPYTKYAIETYYIIAPSEASSNLARFDGVRYGYRAKEYKNLEEMYSKTRDEGFGAEVKRRIMIGTYALSSGYYDAYYLKAQKVRTLIYQDYMNAFEKVDVIITPTTPDVAFKIGEKSNDPIQMYLSDIFTVSANMATVPALSIPCGFKDNLPVGMQIIGKPFDEETILQVAYRFQSLNDYRKRFPEV
- a CDS encoding helicase-related protein; this translates as MNNTDLTFITNLHGQTLKDRFNALIKDTRFFDVLVGYFYVSGFYAIYKSLENTEKIRILIGISTTKQTFELIEKRRGLSQQEAKELVEEEIIKEFEDSEDKKEVEEGILKFVEWISTGKLEIRAYPERNLHAKLYIMTFKEGDRDVGRVITGLSNFTQKGLVENLEFNVELKNRSDYEYAKKKFEELWEKSVEVSEKFAQTIKNKTFINDSITPYELYLKFLYEYFKEELDNTQNLDNSYLPENFKNLEYQRQAVLNAKKIIEEHGGVFISDVVGLGKTYMTAMLVSQLGGNTMVIAPPSLLSRSNPGSWENVLRDFHVPFKAISIGKLEEALEEIEFREYKNIIIDESHRFRNESTITYEKLAEICRGKRVILVSATPYNNSPKDILAQIKLFQNPRKSTIPGILDLESFFKKLEDRLKKAKKSQDPEKFVEESKEVAREIRDKVLKYIMIRRTRKDIETYFKEDLEKNNLKFPQVNDPIPVLYQLNEKEDNAFMKTVELVAKHLTYARYTPLLYLKSQINILEKQSQKNMASFMKVLLVKRLESSFYAFNKTLDRFIKSYEGMLNAINQKEKVYISKKFSDKILEFLESDNDEEIEKLLNEGKAEEYDIHDFTESFIEDLKKDLNILKQIKSLWQDIERDPKLDILIQELKNNPILKDKKIIIFTESKETAEYLTENLNKIFDNKVILFHGGSSEEIRDKIIENFDNRSRVKKDDYRILVTTDVLSEGVNLHRSNIIINYDIPWNPTKIIQRVGRVNRLDTKFDEIYVYNFFPTAQVEDQIKLKQIARSKVEAFLNLLGGDAAILTEGESVKSYELFDKLTSKNFLTDEDFEESELKYYRIIEKIRDENPDLFDKIKQLPKKARAGKKVENITNTLLTFFRKGKLMKFYLSDKNITQELDFLTAVKLFECDESQQKINIPTEEFYNLLEKNKEAFINATYEEEFIHHKPGKDSSKELLKHIKAIFKDRKKLTEEQEKYIDLITERIEEGALPKKTVQKALKAIKDVEDPLKAISILQNEIPKNLVYKQHLGVILNQGHKREVILSLYLGA
- a CDS encoding Eco57I restriction-modification methylase domain-containing protein, whose protein sequence is MIELEHKYYRESNSKEKLKIKEEIDRLINEISNGNSEFDFRVYFAEVFQDPNKNGFDIVIGNPPYVSTKGVDEKLKKVLEKIYGFSDDLYNHFYFKGIEILRENGILAFISSKTFWTIQTKKNLRKLILDNKLLQLVDTANPFESAMVDTCITIVQKTKVEDYEILFIDARNGLDKKEVYKVKDEIYKNVANNVFFVPTEFNLRIYEKLGKKVKELLDKWWQFISDSKKLNKYKRFLDEYRNSLKAGDITLLGLITEGGQGLATGNNGKYIGVLEGTKWAEKVKKERPEKLWNFIKTQNPKELSNLKSKKDVEDYLNSLTEKEIRKLFDGLKEKYGRDIFGQGWLYRIVSKDEIADVDSLSDDEKLNGIDGDKTFVPYDKGDKDGNRWWAPTPYYIDWSRENVRFLKENSGKKGEGMPVVRNQQFYFKEGFCWNNVTGTKIVCRIKEKSVHSTEAMTFISLMPKMISDKYLICLMNSSFFGLYKNTFLNITVHLTTGDAKEFPIIIPTPEQLKEFEFIFDRAKRIQEEKFSGKITEKEAEERLEEIQKELDEKVLKLYGLE
- a CDS encoding DNA repair exonuclease, which translates into the protein MRFLHISDTHLGYQQYNIKERERDYFDVFQEAIDKAIEKNVDFIIHTGDFFHSSRPSNESILDGLYLIKKLKDHKIPMFVIPGNHDRGSGTRDRNALEILSEFGLRLLNNDFIEYNGVNIFGLKYISPIHFKRNVVLKDILYDLYEKATDKNNFNILMLHLEFASVFSSSELQTISDVPFEYDYVGIGHYHQRQEPIKEEGRYVVYPGSTEYTQFNEKSYVEKGCYLVEVGGKSIEKIEFVPLNARKFLSYSVDYSEIDKFLEDMEKDLNSLNLNKKPILSLNINTQENISNKDILRILESKNLAKEFLHIKIDVNRNKKDILDDTTSSNSESFSAVEKLKEVVDDEELRIKLEEIFKIAESYENVKDLEEFIKHHPEMFEI
- a CDS encoding YgaP-like transmembrane domain — protein: MNPLRIQRIMMSIILITGLLLDLNGYDWGEYLIWFVAIMALIAGITGFCPSDFILKKITGKEITCKEA